One Janthinobacterium sp. TB1-E2 genomic region harbors:
- a CDS encoding hemerythrin domain-containing protein — protein MNAINLLMQDHKAVKALFAQYEGLSDRSFATKKKLADQICQELTVHTQLEEEIFYPAVRRPIHDGDLMDEALVEHASAKELIAQIAAMDPADDLYDAKVKVLSEQIEHHVKEEEGDMFPKVRETAVDLDALGQEMAARKEQLTGVAV, from the coding sequence ATGAACGCGATCAATCTATTGATGCAGGACCATAAGGCCGTGAAGGCCCTGTTTGCCCAATATGAAGGCTTGAGCGACCGCTCATTTGCCACCAAGAAAAAGCTGGCCGACCAGATCTGCCAGGAACTCACCGTGCACACGCAGCTGGAAGAAGAAATCTTCTACCCGGCCGTGCGCCGCCCCATCCACGACGGCGACCTGATGGATGAAGCCCTCGTCGAGCACGCGAGCGCCAAGGAGCTCATCGCGCAAATCGCCGCCATGGACCCGGCCGACGACCTGTACGACGCCAAGGTCAAGGTGCTGTCCGAGCAAATCGAGCACCACGTCAAGGAAGAGGAGGGCGACATGTTTCCCAAGGTGCGCGAGACGGCCGTCGACCTCGACGCGCTGGGCCAGGAAATGGCCGCGCGCAAGGAACAGCTGACGGGCGTGGCCGTCTGA
- a CDS encoding DUF1439 domain-containing protein has protein sequence MNVTSIRPLLKTATIAAFACTVLAACSTLIGPRDVNVSLSKMQQGLERRFPIDKRVLSVLDVKLTHPQLSLQPERERVALSVDASVLPPFIRQTWRGSLAMSGRLVLDAQRNAVYLSEASVDKVTIDGMDEAQQRQFAKVASLVADQLMHETPIYTFKPDELRYAGVQFVPTQLRTTSNGLTVTFEPVK, from the coding sequence ATGAACGTGACCTCCATACGTCCCTTGCTGAAAACCGCCACGATCGCCGCCTTTGCCTGTACTGTGCTGGCCGCGTGTTCCACCCTGATCGGCCCGCGCGACGTGAATGTGTCGCTGAGCAAGATGCAGCAAGGCCTGGAGCGCCGCTTTCCCATCGACAAGCGCGTGCTGTCCGTGCTGGACGTCAAGCTGACCCACCCACAACTGTCCTTGCAACCCGAGCGCGAAAGAGTGGCCCTCAGCGTGGACGCCAGCGTCCTGCCGCCTTTTATCCGCCAGACCTGGCGCGGCAGTCTGGCCATGTCGGGCCGCCTCGTGCTGGACGCCCAGCGCAACGCCGTCTACCTGAGCGAAGCGAGCGTGGACAAGGTGACCATCGACGGCATGGATGAAGCCCAGCAGCGCCAGTTCGCCAAAGTGGCCAGCCTGGTGGCCGACCAGCTCATGCATGAAACCCCGATCTACACGTTCAAACCCGACGAATTGCGCTACGCGGGCGTGCAATTCGTGCCCACGCAGCTCAGGACCACCAGTAATGGATTGACGGTGACGTTCGAGCCGGTGAAGTAA
- a CDS encoding M13 family metallopeptidase, translating to MKRSLISAACCALLALSSPSLYAQANNPAAPVSGIDLKTLDPAVSPKDDFYGYVNGVWTRNTEIPADKSVWGTYIELREIAQGQLRGLIDATVKNPGKPGSEAHKIADLYTSFMNDKARNAAGFKPLHAELARIAAVKDKKDLPALLAYLQGNGVATPFSAYVAPDAQDPEQYTVNISQSGLGLPDRDYYLKDDDAKLHAVRAKYLKHIETMLAMSGDKAAGEHAAQILDIETRLAAVQWTRVQMRDPVKSYNRVDFDKFAALAPAFDWNAYFTAAGLAPKASSAVVRQPSFMTGFSETVAAVPLASWKSYLNWRIIESYASYLDSATVKERFAFDGTVLRGVPQSEPQWQLALRFTDNAISDAVGKRYVEMYLPPETRPRVMAMFDNFVASFKDGIEQLDWMGPETKKEAQLKLAALKPKIAYPDTWRDYSSMQTQPNDLIANVRAARAWSRQQNLAKLGKPVDRDEWSMTPQTVNASYSPALNAITIPAAILQSPFFNVKAEDAVNYGLLGITFGHEISHAFDDSGSQYDAKGRLRNWWTAQDRAAFKALAAGLVKQYGAYSPVPGYHINGELTLGENIGDNSGLSITYKAYQRSLGGKPSPVIDGLTGEQRLYIGFAQKWRAKLRPEAAIAQIKSDPHSPGEFRAKGTVKNQPGFYEAFGIKPGDPMYLPPEQRVIMW from the coding sequence GTGAAACGCTCACTTATCAGCGCCGCCTGCTGCGCCTTGCTCGCCTTATCTTCGCCCTCGCTGTACGCCCAAGCCAACAATCCCGCCGCACCCGTCTCCGGCATCGACCTGAAAACCCTGGACCCGGCAGTCAGTCCCAAAGATGATTTCTACGGCTATGTCAACGGTGTCTGGACCCGCAATACGGAAATCCCGGCCGACAAATCCGTCTGGGGCACCTACATCGAATTGCGCGAAATCGCCCAGGGCCAGTTGCGCGGACTGATCGACGCCACTGTGAAAAACCCCGGCAAGCCCGGCAGCGAGGCGCACAAGATCGCCGACCTGTACACGAGCTTCATGAACGACAAGGCGCGCAATGCGGCCGGCTTCAAGCCCCTGCATGCCGAACTGGCCCGCATTGCTGCCGTCAAGGACAAGAAAGACTTGCCGGCGCTGCTCGCCTATCTGCAAGGCAATGGCGTTGCGACGCCGTTTTCCGCTTATGTGGCGCCCGATGCGCAAGACCCCGAGCAGTACACGGTCAATATCAGCCAGTCCGGCCTGGGCTTGCCCGACCGCGACTACTATCTGAAGGATGACGACGCCAAGCTGCACGCCGTGCGCGCCAAATACCTCAAGCATATCGAGACCATGCTGGCCATGAGCGGCGACAAGGCCGCTGGCGAACACGCTGCGCAGATCCTCGACATCGAAACGCGCCTGGCGGCAGTGCAGTGGACGCGCGTGCAGATGCGCGACCCCGTGAAATCGTACAACCGCGTCGATTTCGACAAATTCGCGGCACTGGCGCCGGCCTTCGACTGGAACGCCTACTTTACGGCCGCCGGCCTGGCGCCGAAGGCATCGTCGGCCGTCGTGCGCCAGCCCAGCTTCATGACAGGCTTTTCCGAGACCGTGGCCGCCGTGCCGCTGGCATCGTGGAAGAGCTATCTGAACTGGCGCATCATCGAAAGCTATGCGTCCTACCTGGACAGCGCAACCGTCAAGGAGCGTTTCGCCTTCGACGGCACGGTGCTGCGCGGCGTGCCGCAAAGCGAACCGCAGTGGCAGCTGGCGCTGCGCTTCACGGATAACGCCATCAGCGACGCCGTCGGCAAGCGCTACGTGGAAATGTATCTGCCGCCGGAAACCCGGCCCCGCGTGATGGCCATGTTCGACAATTTCGTCGCCTCGTTCAAGGATGGCATCGAACAGCTCGACTGGATGGGTCCGGAAACCAAGAAGGAAGCCCAGCTCAAGCTGGCCGCCCTGAAGCCGAAGATCGCCTACCCCGATACCTGGCGCGACTACAGCAGCATGCAGACGCAGCCGAATGACCTGATCGCCAACGTGCGCGCGGCGCGCGCGTGGAGCCGCCAGCAAAACCTGGCCAAGCTGGGCAAACCTGTCGACCGCGACGAATGGTCGATGACGCCGCAAACCGTCAACGCCAGCTACAGCCCGGCCCTCAACGCCATCACGATTCCGGCCGCGATTTTGCAGTCGCCATTCTTCAACGTGAAGGCGGAAGACGCCGTCAATTACGGCTTGCTGGGCATTACGTTTGGCCATGAGATCAGCCATGCCTTCGACGATTCGGGCAGCCAATACGATGCCAAGGGTCGTCTGCGCAACTGGTGGACGGCGCAAGACCGGGCCGCCTTCAAGGCGCTGGCCGCCGGCCTCGTCAAGCAATACGGTGCCTACAGCCCCGTGCCGGGCTACCACATCAATGGCGAACTGACCCTGGGCGAAAACATCGGCGATAATTCCGGCCTGTCGATCACCTACAAGGCGTACCAGCGTTCGCTCGGTGGCAAGCCGTCCCCCGTCATCGATGGCTTGACGGGCGAACAGCGCCTGTACATCGGTTTTGCGCAGAAATGGCGCGCGAAATTGCGTCCCGAAGCGGCCATCGCCCAGATCAAGAGCGACCCGCATTCGCCGGGCGAATTCCGCGCCAAGGGCACGGTCAAAAACCAGCCCGGCTTCTACGAAGCGTTCGGCATCAAGCCGGGCGATCCGATGTATCTGCCGCCCGAGCAGCGTGTGATCATGTGGTAA
- the fdx gene encoding ISC system 2Fe-2S type ferredoxin → MPKITVLPHPELAPEGAVFDAPQNMSICDALQLNKIDIEHACGQVGACSTCHVVVVQGFDSLNELGDNEEDMLDQAWGLQPHSRLSCQARLAQEDLTVELPRYTLNHAKE, encoded by the coding sequence ATGCCAAAAATCACCGTCCTGCCCCATCCCGAGCTGGCCCCGGAAGGCGCCGTCTTCGACGCGCCGCAGAACATGAGCATTTGCGACGCATTGCAGCTCAACAAAATAGACATCGAACACGCCTGCGGCCAGGTCGGCGCCTGTTCCACCTGCCACGTGGTCGTGGTGCAGGGTTTCGACTCGCTCAACGAGCTGGGCGACAATGAAGAAGACATGCTGGACCAGGCCTGGGGCTTGCAGCCCCACTCGCGCCTGTCGTGCCAGGCGCGCCTGGCCCAGGAAGACCTGACGGTGGAACTGCCCAGGTACACGCTGAACCACGCCAAGGAATAG
- a CDS encoding DUF6331 family protein, producing MTQRDHQYDIQIGDDAWIEFIGLDGRYEQAIDIDPLLGELWPLICLLETHCVADCCGMDAYDFTREAVNTALLELDRAQLHAACAQAHSAVAAAASDVLLSNTMNHYADKRVFLQLLEHLDACIVAQDAAGA from the coding sequence ATGACGCAACGCGACCACCAATACGATATCCAGATCGGCGACGACGCATGGATCGAATTCATCGGTCTTGACGGCCGCTATGAGCAAGCCATCGACATCGATCCCTTGCTGGGGGAACTGTGGCCGCTGATCTGCCTGCTGGAAACCCATTGTGTCGCCGACTGCTGCGGCATGGATGCCTACGATTTCACACGCGAAGCCGTCAATACGGCTTTGCTGGAACTCGATCGGGCGCAACTGCATGCCGCCTGCGCGCAAGCCCACAGCGCCGTGGCAGCGGCCGCCAGCGATGTATTGCTGAGTAACACGATGAATCACTACGCCGATAAACGCGTGTTCCTGCAATTGCTCGAGCATCTGGACGCGTGCATCGTCGCGCAGGATGCCGCAGGGGCTTGA
- the lpxO gene encoding lipid A hydroxylase LpxO: MKWALLGIFVFSVLHIHFRGKVRLPFRRQIFDHSSFMAPLNLFMHTFSKVPATPYLAVEQFPELAPLQQNWQIIRDEALRMQEMKKIKAAEKNNDVGFNSFFKYGWKRFYLKWYDANHPSAQQMCPQTYALLQSIPSIKAAMFAELPQGGKLNPHRDPFAGSLRYHLGLQTPNDDRCFIDVDGERHSWRDGQAVMFDETYIHWARNDADSDRIILFCDIERPMRYRWAQGLNRWLGRTLMTAAASPNELGDQVGGVSKLFQISWTMGQYRRRFKAWNKTAYQITRVALVVGIIALIYFI; encoded by the coding sequence ATGAAGTGGGCCTTGCTGGGCATTTTTGTGTTTTCTGTTTTACATATTCATTTTCGGGGCAAGGTGCGCCTGCCGTTCCGCCGCCAGATCTTCGATCACTCCTCGTTCATGGCGCCGCTGAACCTGTTCATGCACACCTTTTCGAAAGTGCCGGCCACGCCGTATTTGGCCGTCGAGCAGTTCCCGGAACTGGCGCCGCTGCAGCAGAACTGGCAAATCATCCGCGATGAAGCGCTGCGCATGCAGGAAATGAAAAAGATCAAGGCCGCCGAAAAGAACAATGACGTCGGTTTCAATTCCTTCTTCAAATATGGCTGGAAGCGTTTCTACCTGAAATGGTATGACGCGAACCACCCGTCGGCGCAGCAGATGTGCCCGCAAACCTATGCCTTGCTGCAATCGATTCCGTCGATCAAGGCGGCCATGTTCGCGGAACTGCCGCAAGGCGGCAAGCTCAACCCGCACCGCGACCCGTTTGCCGGCTCCTTGCGCTACCACCTGGGCTTGCAGACGCCGAACGACGACCGCTGCTTCATCGACGTCGATGGCGAGCGCCACAGCTGGCGCGACGGCCAGGCCGTGATGTTCGATGAAACGTATATCCACTGGGCCCGCAACGATGCCGACAGCGACCGCATCATCCTGTTCTGCGACATCGAGCGCCCGATGCGCTACCGCTGGGCGCAAGGCTTGAACCGCTGGCTGGGCCGCACACTGATGACAGCCGCCGCCTCGCCAAACGAACTGGGCGACCAGGTGGGCGGCGTGAGCAAACTGTTCCAGATTTCCTGGACCATGGGCCAGTACCGCCGCCGCTTCAAGGCGTGGAACAAGACGGCCTACCAGATCACCCGCGTGGCGCTGGTCGTGGGCATCATCGCGCTGATCTATTTTATCTAA
- a CDS encoding hotdog fold thioesterase: MEIWHAPLDLAILNAASEGTAMRHLGIEFTAFGPDWIEATMPVDHRTMQPFKLLHGGASVLLAETLGSMAANACLDSSRHVSVGQEINANHLRGVRGGHVTGRATPIHRGRTSQVWEIRITGDDGKLCCISRITMAVIDAPGAG; this comes from the coding sequence ATGGAAATCTGGCACGCACCGCTCGACCTGGCCATCCTCAACGCCGCCAGCGAGGGCACGGCCATGCGCCACCTGGGCATCGAATTTACGGCCTTCGGCCCGGACTGGATCGAGGCGACCATGCCCGTCGACCACCGCACCATGCAGCCATTCAAGCTGCTGCATGGCGGTGCCTCCGTCTTGCTGGCCGAAACCCTGGGCAGCATGGCCGCGAATGCCTGCCTCGATTCCAGCCGGCACGTGAGCGTGGGCCAGGAAATCAATGCCAACCACCTGCGCGGCGTGCGCGGCGGCCACGTGACGGGGCGCGCCACGCCGATCCACCGGGGCCGCACCAGCCAGGTCTGGGAAATCCGCATCACGGGTGACGACGGCAAACTGTGCTGCATCTCGCGCATCACCATGGCCGTTATCGACGCCCCAGGTGCGGGCTGA
- a CDS encoding methyl-accepting chemotaxis protein, producing the protein MMSFNRLTIGARLSAGFGLLVLLMLVLAAFALLRIGAISGAMDAQEKVQLEKLEPLYVAREALDQTGLAARNAYIFHDQAAAEKELAILDSQKALYLDALARLAPQFAGDPQFEKVSTGLKAMAQELQRPRQFRAAGQMEQYGTFLVEECSPLRRQIVADIDTVLKNVQRESEQASVAARAIYGQSLRWIGVLAALSVLICIAVATVITRGLLRQLGGEPAYAAAIAGRIALGELAIDVHTRHGDDSSLLFAIKTMRDNLAAIVGKVRHGTESIATASTEIATGNRDLSQRTEQQAGSLEEVASSMEELISTVRQNADNAQQANRLAREASQVSEQGGKAVAEVVHTMGLINASSNKIVDIIGVIDSIAFQTNILALNAAVEAARAGEQGRGFAVVATEVRSLAQRSSAAAREIKALIDDSVSKVGTGTVLVEQAGATMHDVVAGIGRVTGIMAEISHATQEQGAGIEQVNRAIVDMDRVTQQNAALVEQAAAAAHELQQQAAQLEQEVGIFKLAPPANGPLRLAA; encoded by the coding sequence ATGATGTCATTCAATCGTTTGACGATAGGCGCGCGCCTGAGCGCAGGCTTCGGGCTGCTGGTCTTACTCATGCTGGTGCTGGCGGCCTTCGCGCTGCTGCGCATCGGCGCCATCTCCGGCGCCATGGACGCGCAGGAAAAAGTCCAACTGGAAAAACTCGAACCGCTGTACGTGGCGCGTGAAGCGCTCGACCAGACGGGCCTGGCCGCCCGCAACGCATATATCTTCCACGACCAGGCCGCGGCCGAGAAAGAGCTGGCCATCCTCGACAGCCAGAAGGCACTGTACCTGGACGCGCTGGCCCGGCTGGCGCCGCAGTTCGCCGGCGATCCACAGTTCGAGAAAGTCAGCACGGGCCTGAAAGCCATGGCGCAGGAATTGCAGCGTCCGCGCCAGTTCCGCGCCGCTGGGCAAATGGAACAGTACGGCACCTTCCTCGTCGAAGAGTGCAGCCCCCTGCGGCGCCAGATCGTCGCCGACATCGATACGGTGCTGAAAAACGTGCAGCGCGAATCGGAGCAGGCCAGCGTGGCCGCGCGCGCCATCTACGGCCAGTCGCTGCGCTGGATCGGCGTGCTGGCCGCGCTCAGCGTGCTCATTTGCATTGCGGTCGCCACCGTCATCACGCGCGGCCTGCTGCGCCAGCTGGGCGGCGAACCGGCGTATGCGGCAGCGATTGCCGGGCGCATCGCGCTGGGGGAGTTGGCCATCGACGTGCACACACGCCATGGCGACGACAGCAGCCTGCTGTTTGCCATCAAGACCATGCGCGACAACCTGGCCGCCATCGTCGGCAAGGTGCGCCATGGAACGGAAAGCATCGCCACGGCCTCGACCGAGATTGCCACGGGCAACCGCGATTTGTCGCAGCGCACCGAGCAGCAGGCCGGCTCGCTCGAAGAAGTGGCTTCATCGATGGAAGAACTGATTTCCACCGTGCGCCAGAATGCGGACAACGCCCAGCAGGCGAACCGCCTGGCGCGCGAAGCGTCGCAGGTGTCGGAGCAGGGCGGCAAGGCTGTGGCTGAAGTGGTGCACACCATGGGCCTGATCAATGCCTCGTCGAACAAGATCGTCGACATCATCGGCGTGATCGACAGCATCGCCTTCCAGACGAATATCCTCGCCTTGAACGCGGCCGTGGAAGCGGCGCGCGCCGGCGAACAGGGACGCGGTTTCGCCGTCGTCGCCACCGAGGTGCGCAGCCTGGCGCAGCGCTCCAGCGCCGCCGCGCGCGAAATCAAGGCCCTGATCGACGATTCCGTCAGCAAGGTGGGTACTGGGACCGTGCTCGTCGAGCAGGCTGGCGCCACCATGCATGACGTGGTGGCCGGCATCGGCAGGGTGACGGGCATCATGGCCGAGATCAGCCACGCCACGCAGGAGCAGGGCGCCGGCATCGAACAAGTCAACCGCGCCATCGTCGACATGGACCGTGTGACCCAGCAAAACGCGGCCCTGGTCGAGCAGGCGGCGGCCGCCGCGCACGAATTGCAGCAGCAGGCGGCGCAGCTGGAACAGGAAGTGGGCATCTTCAAGCTGGCCCCGCCGGCCAACGGACCGCTGCGCCTGGCGGCCTGA
- a CDS encoding CPBP family intramembrane metalloprotease, with protein MQVRSSHDLSSPDDDKPAPPVLQLALAGLGWGLLTCMLCFAILFVTKWLLPPEYWGAHTGLSKFKREMSLPLLVFWVVIYSPILETFLGQLLPLEILRRLGASRQLSVFIGAILWAIVHFISGGLLHAIVALGSGAMFSFVYLRYRGPSVAVAYATTAFARACNNIAILIAVFYGLDA; from the coding sequence ATGCAAGTGCGCAGCAGCCATGATCTATCCAGCCCGGACGACGACAAACCGGCGCCGCCCGTGCTGCAGCTGGCCCTTGCCGGTCTCGGCTGGGGCTTGCTGACCTGCATGCTGTGCTTTGCCATCCTGTTCGTGACCAAATGGCTGCTGCCGCCCGAATACTGGGGCGCGCACACGGGCCTGTCCAAGTTCAAGCGCGAAATGTCGCTGCCCCTGCTGGTGTTCTGGGTCGTCATCTATTCCCCCATCCTGGAAACCTTCCTCGGCCAGCTGCTGCCGCTGGAAATCCTCCGGCGCCTGGGCGCCAGCCGGCAGCTCAGCGTTTTTATCGGCGCCATCCTGTGGGCCATCGTGCATTTCATCAGTGGCGGCCTGCTGCACGCCATCGTCGCGCTGGGGTCCGGCGCCATGTTCAGCTTTGTCTACCTGCGCTACCGCGGCCCCAGCGTGGCCGTTGCCTACGCGACAACGGCGTTTGCGCGCGCCTGCAACAATATCGCCATCCTTATCGCCGTGTTCTACGGTTTGGATGCCTGA
- a CDS encoding MFS transporter gives MSSSSPLSLPLQVLAACLTGLLIPLCFTGPAVALPALGAELHGSAAALNWVINAYILSYGSAMMVAGSLTDVLGRRRVWLAGLALFCVATLAIAVAPSVAWIAALRFVQGLGGAAAFAAAMSSLAPLFHGAARNRVMSVLGTTFGLGLAFGPLAAGAMLALARWPAIFYATAVLGAIGMLLVWVSVPSDPARGQGRLDWPGAISFSAALGLLTLGMLLAPEHGWRNGAVLLSIAASVLLFLAFVAIERRTARPMLDLSLFRQRRFVAVQVLAASPAFLFIVLIVMLPGRFIGIDNMSALAAGRLMIALAAPLLLVPVLAALLSRWVETGALCAAGLLLAAAGLAWLAQVLGHGGTAALAGPLLLIGVGIGLPWGLMDGMALSVVETERAGMATGIFNTVRVSADGVALALAGSLLAGLIGAGLAQQLPADLPVLAAASRAALGDIQQATQLLGGQEALLRASYDAAFRQLLVGLAVLAVALAALVPYLLRNGATQASKP, from the coding sequence ATGTCCTCTTCCTCACCTCTTTCACTCCCGCTGCAAGTGCTGGCCGCTTGCCTGACGGGCTTGCTGATACCCCTGTGCTTCACGGGCCCGGCCGTCGCGCTGCCCGCCCTCGGCGCCGAATTGCACGGCAGCGCCGCCGCCCTGAACTGGGTCATCAATGCGTATATCCTCAGCTATGGCAGCGCCATGATGGTGGCCGGCAGCCTGACGGACGTGCTGGGACGGCGCCGCGTCTGGCTGGCGGGGCTGGCGCTGTTTTGCGTGGCGACCCTGGCCATTGCCGTCGCGCCATCGGTGGCATGGATCGCCGCGCTGCGCTTCGTGCAGGGCCTGGGCGGCGCGGCCGCGTTCGCCGCCGCCATGTCATCGCTGGCGCCATTGTTCCACGGCGCGGCGCGCAACCGCGTGATGAGCGTGCTGGGCACGACGTTCGGCCTGGGCCTGGCCTTCGGTCCGCTGGCGGCCGGCGCCATGCTGGCGCTGGCCCGCTGGCCCGCCATCTTTTACGCCACGGCCGTGCTGGGCGCCATCGGCATGCTGCTGGTATGGGTCAGCGTGCCATCCGATCCGGCGCGCGGCCAGGGCCGGCTGGACTGGCCTGGCGCCATCAGCTTCAGCGCCGCGCTGGGCCTGCTGACCCTGGGCATGCTGTTGGCGCCCGAACACGGCTGGCGCAACGGCGCCGTGCTGCTGTCCATCGCCGCATCCGTGCTGCTGTTCCTCGCCTTTGTCGCCATCGAGCGCAGGACGGCGCGGCCCATGCTGGATTTGTCGCTGTTCCGCCAGCGCCGCTTTGTCGCCGTGCAAGTGCTGGCCGCCTCGCCCGCCTTCCTGTTCATCGTGCTCATCGTCATGCTGCCCGGGCGCTTCATCGGTATCGACAACATGTCCGCGCTGGCGGCGGGCCGTCTGATGATCGCCCTGGCCGCGCCGCTGCTGCTCGTACCCGTGCTGGCGGCGCTGCTGTCGCGCTGGGTCGAGACGGGCGCCCTGTGCGCGGCGGGGCTGTTGCTGGCCGCGGCGGGCCTGGCCTGGCTGGCCCAAGTGCTGGGCCATGGCGGCACCGCGGCGCTGGCTGGCCCCCTGCTGCTGATCGGCGTGGGCATCGGCTTGCCGTGGGGCTTGATGGATGGCATGGCCCTGAGCGTGGTGGAAACGGAGCGGGCCGGCATGGCGACCGGCATCTTCAATACCGTGCGCGTCAGTGCCGATGGGGTGGCGCTGGCCCTGGCGGGCTCCTTGTTGGCCGGCCTGATCGGTGCAGGCCTGGCGCAGCAACTGCCGGCCGATTTACCGGTGCTGGCCGCCGCCAGCCGCGCCGCGCTCGGTGATATCCAACAAGCAACACAGCTGCTGGGCGGCCAGGAAGCGCTGCTGCGCGCCAGCTATGACGCCGCCTTCCGCCAGTTGCTGGTCGGCCTGGCGGTGCTGGCAGTGGCGCTGGCGGCGCTGGTGCCGTACTTGCTTCGGAATGGTGCGACTCAGGCATCCAAACCGTAG
- a CDS encoding LysR family transcriptional regulator, with the protein MDSLGGIAMFVQVADSGSFSATGRLLGLSSSAVGKSVARMEARLGTRLFQRSTRHLALTAEGEKFLQRCKRILAEVEAAERELGESGGAPSGRLRISLPRYSGLFEAAIGAFMQAYPAIELDLDFSDAMVNIVSDGFDAAVRTGELADSSLMRRKLCTFRRLLVASPAYLARHGRPADGAALLGHARLDYRFPATGRLEQWPLMDEAAQPAPGMVCNSVEMRVFLAVQGQGIAYLPAFVVQRELAAGQLVSLLDEHTQARTAFWLLWPASRHLPPRLRVFIDFLVEQLQDQTFGAMP; encoded by the coding sequence ATGGATAGCTTGGGTGGCATCGCCATGTTCGTGCAGGTGGCCGACAGCGGCAGTTTTTCGGCCACCGGCCGGTTGCTGGGCCTGTCGTCGTCGGCCGTCGGGAAAAGCGTGGCGCGCATGGAGGCGCGGCTGGGTACGCGCCTTTTCCAGCGCAGCACGCGGCATCTGGCCTTGACGGCGGAAGGGGAAAAATTCCTGCAGCGCTGCAAGCGCATCCTGGCCGAGGTGGAAGCGGCCGAGCGCGAACTCGGTGAATCGGGCGGTGCGCCCAGCGGCCGCCTGCGTATCAGCCTGCCACGCTACAGCGGCCTGTTCGAAGCGGCCATCGGCGCCTTCATGCAAGCCTATCCCGCCATCGAACTCGACCTCGATTTCTCCGACGCCATGGTCAATATCGTCAGCGACGGCTTTGACGCGGCCGTGCGCACGGGAGAGCTGGCCGATTCAAGCCTGATGCGGCGCAAACTGTGTACGTTCCGGCGCCTGCTGGTGGCGTCGCCCGCCTATCTGGCGCGCCACGGCCGGCCCGCCGATGGCGCCGCGCTGCTGGGACACGCGCGCCTCGATTACCGTTTTCCCGCCACGGGCCGCCTGGAACAGTGGCCGCTGATGGACGAGGCTGCCCAGCCGGCGCCCGGCATGGTATGCAACAGCGTGGAAATGCGCGTCTTCCTGGCCGTGCAGGGACAGGGCATCGCCTACCTGCCCGCATTTGTCGTGCAGCGCGAGCTGGCGGCGGGGCAACTGGTCTCGCTGCTGGACGAGCATACGCAGGCGCGCACGGCATTCTGGCTGCTATGGCCAGCCAGCCGCCACCTGCCGCCGCGCTTGCGCGTCTTCATCGATTTCCTCGTGGAACAGTTGCAGGATCAAACTTTTGGAGCTATGCCATGA
- a CDS encoding DUF6000 family protein → MTADSSLTPLQLHVAGATVRHDHPFAMPALPPQEPLTAALRDDWVRPLYMGLHQPQALACAQRLAQADATVIARLLGQFDWRSRTAGAYLAALTGQSAFTDQLGGLLLASEVCYAGSAYCLALAVFDTPASRDYLHRYLAHYLCQPQLHFDQEHAMAAIAYLDGQHGRDEAARHAPAWTGFAASRPGLALDDALAQFTSRMAALRALQAAAPGK, encoded by the coding sequence ATGACGGCGGATTCTTCCCTGACGCCATTGCAATTGCATGTGGCCGGCGCCACCGTGCGCCATGACCACCCGTTTGCCATGCCGGCGCTGCCGCCGCAGGAACCGCTGACGGCGGCCTTGCGCGATGACTGGGTGCGTCCCCTGTACATGGGCTTGCACCAGCCCCAGGCGCTGGCGTGCGCGCAGCGGCTGGCGCAGGCCGACGCCACCGTCATCGCGCGCCTGCTAGGGCAATTCGACTGGCGCAGCCGCACGGCGGGCGCCTACCTGGCCGCACTGACCGGGCAGTCCGCTTTCACGGACCAGCTGGGCGGCCTGCTGCTGGCCAGCGAGGTCTGCTACGCGGGCAGCGCGTATTGTCTGGCGCTGGCCGTTTTCGACACGCCAGCCAGCCGCGACTACCTGCACCGTTATCTTGCACATTACCTTTGCCAGCCGCAGTTGCACTTTGATCAGGAGCACGCGATGGCGGCCATTGCCTACCTCGATGGCCAGCATGGCCGGGATGAGGCGGCCCGCCACGCTCCGGCCTGGACCGGTTTCGCCGCCAGCCGCCCGGGCCTGGCGCTGGACGACGCGCTCGCGCAATTTACTTCCCGCATGGCCGCCTTGCGCGCCTTGCAGGCCGCAGCGCCTGGCAAATAA